In Perca fluviatilis chromosome 18, GENO_Pfluv_1.0, whole genome shotgun sequence, one genomic interval encodes:
- the LOC120546886 gene encoding uncharacterized protein LOC120546886, producing the protein MVGFRWIQMFLYLILVLQCTAVTEQLPLSVTVRAGDEVTLPCGNVMNDQRECHSITWSFNRLPGRGAADVVIGGQIVQNSVAENCSLVIKNVTEEDVGRYHCIQPKRSDAVDLSVVTMTEQKDNKNVTLNCSVSTYAGCGHTVKWLYHGRDVGKDNKDLKTSQFNCWTSVTFMTSHFIYTSEDYYKILKCNVTDRYTGKVIIFGLQSSGEKTGVNKTAPRSNDSTTKPQQGWWWLYIIVPVGLAALSITVVALIRRRRNKGNKSHKKENVELCLNPPATQSAPETSQNTADPEDGVSYASVSFTKKTNSRDQVRGSEDAVTYSTVNAPSSSGSSADPSNLYATVIKTNNSTV; encoded by the exons atggtTGGATTCAGATGGATTCAAATGTTTCTATATCTGATACTGGTGCTTCAGTGTACAG CGGTAACTGAACAACTTCCCCTCTCCGTCACTGTCAGAGCTGGAGATGAAGTCACTTTGCCTTGTGGAAATGTGATGAACGATCAGCGTGAATGTCACAGTATTACCTGGAGCTTCAATCGTTTACCTGGGAGAGGAGCAGCAGATGTGGTTATAGGAGGGCAGATTGTTCAAAACTCTGTTGCAGAGAACTGTTCTCTGGTTATAAAGAATGTCACAGAGGAGGATGTTGGTCGTTACCACTGCATACAGCCTAAAAGATCTGACGCTGTTGATCTGTCTGTTGTTACCA TGACTGAACAGAAGGACAATAAGAATGTGACGTTAAACTGCTCTGTGTCAACATATGCTGGGTGTGGACACACAGTGAAGTGGCTGTATCATGGTAGAGATGTGGGTAAAGATAACAAAGACTTGAAGACATCACAGTTTAACTGCTGGACCAGTGTGACCTTCATGACTTCTCATTTTATTTATACGTCAGAGGATTATTATAAGATATTGAAGTGCAACGTGACAGATCGTTACACTGGAAAAGTGATCATCTTTGGCCTTCAGTCTTCAGGTGAGAAAACAG GAGTGAACAAAACAGCACCTAGAAGCAACGATTCCACCACAAAGCCACAACAAG GTTGGTGGTGGTTGTACATCATTGTGCCTGTGGGTTTAGCAGCACTCTCTATAACTGTCGTGGCACTCATCAGAAGGCGGAGAAATAAAG ggAACAAATCACACAAGAAAGAAAACGTG GAACTGTGCCTAAACCCTCCAGCGACTCAGTCTGCTCCAGAAACCAGTCAGAACACG GCTGATCCTGAAGATGGTGTTTCCTACGCCTCCGTCAGCTTCACCAAAAAGACCAACAGCAGAGACCAG GTTCGGGGAAGTGAGGATGCAGTGACCTACAGCACTGTGAACGCTCCCTCCTCTTCTGGATCCTCGGCTGATCCCAGCAACCTCTACGCCAccgtcatcaaaacaaacaatAGCACAGTATAG